The Helicobacter jaachi genome segment GGGCATTGATGAGCTAGCTATACGCATTAAGGCTGTAGCGCGCGAATATGATATAAAAATCATTGAAAATCCTCCACTTGCAAGGGAGCTGTATCGGCAGCTTGATATTAATCAAGCTATCCCGCATGATTTGTTTGCCGCTGTGGGGCAGGTGCTTAGCGAAGTGGCATACCTTGAAAGCTTAGAGGGCAAACATAGAATGAGTGAAGTGCTAAAAGCCGCAGGCGAAAAGGCTGCGCAAGGTTAAACATAAAAGTAGATTCTATAAATAGGATTAAAAAAAGCGATAAGCGCAATTTATGCTATAATGCGCGGATTTTCTACATAATTTTAGATATATTTTTCATAGATAAATGGGCAAGGGATATGTATGGATAATAAACGATTGATTTTGGTGAGCATAGGCGTGGTGTTTGCAGTGATTGCTGGGCTTATTATTTTTAGCTCTATTATTTTTGAGACTGATGCGCCCAAAGTCCATAATGAAACGCTACCCACACACTGGAATCTTACAGATGAAGTGCAAGTGCGCTTTGATGATGAGAGCGGCATACGACATTATCGCATACAAACCATTTTTGATGGCGAGATTCTAAGCGATGAAAAAGAAATCATTCTAAATAAGCCAAAATCTGTGAATATCACCTTGCCAAAGCCCTCCACAACGCTCAAAAATGGTACAACTTTGCAGTATAAAATTCAAGTTACAGACTGGAGCAATGCGCATTTTTTTGGCGGCAATACCGCTAGTGTAGAGCTTAATCTCATCGTAGATACCACGCCACCTAGCATTAAAACCGTTGCGCAATCTTTCCAAATCGCGCGTGGTGGGAGTGCTGTTGTCGCTGTGGAGATAAAAGATATGGCACTAAAGCATGTGCGCATTAATAATGGCACCGATGATTTTGCGCTGTTTAAGTATATAGATGATGTGTATGTGGGTATTATTGCTTGGCCTTTGAAAAATATGTTTTTTAATGCTCAAGTGATTGCTACAGATAAAGCGGGCAATACTACAAAGCAAACTATTCCCATTACGCGCAATATCAATGTGCCTTACTACCGCTCAAATATCCGCGTGCAAGAAAATTTCCTAAATGGAAAGCTCAATGAACTCATCGCGCAAATTGATAAAAAATTAGTCAAAGATTTTGATAATGATGTTGAACGATTTGTATTTTTTAATGAAAACATACGCAGTGAGGACGAGCATAGAATCTTAAAAGCCTGCAGTGATTTAAGCTCAAATAAAAGCTATATTGATGAGCATTTTCGTGCCTTTGTGCCGCTGAAAGGCTCAAAGGTAGTGGGGAGCTTTGGGGATTATCGCATTTATTATCTTGACAAAGAAAAAATTAGCGAGGCTACGCATTTGGGCATTGATGTAGCAAGTGTGAAAAATGCGCCCATTATTGCAAGCAATAGAGGCGTGGTGCTGCTTAAAAGTCATCTTGGGCTATATGGGAATACGCTGCTAGTTTATCATGGATTTGGTATCTCATCTATTTATGCGCATATGTCGGCAAGCAATGTTGAAGTGAGCGATGAGGTGCATATCGGGCAAGAAATGGGTAAAACAGGCACGACAGGCTGGGCATTTGGTGACCATTTGCATTTTGGAATCTTAGTGCAAGGGCATTTTGTGAGGCTTAATGAATGGCTTGACCAAAAGTGGGTAGATGAGAATATCATTAATGTGCTAAATAAAGCGCGCTCATGGACGCAGGGCAACTAAGTTTCTAAAACAGATTCTGTGCTAGATTCTAAAAAGTGCGGACATAGTCTAAATTGGGCAAATTTTTACACAAAATTAACTCAAAGGGTGCAAAATGCGCAATATATTTGCCAAAACAAACGATTTACATGCTAAGAAGCGCGCAAAGGATAGCAAATGAAGCAAAAAACCATTAAAAATAAAGTTGAAATCATAGGCATAGGGCTGCATAAGGGCGTGCCGGTAAAAATGGAGTTAGAGCCTTTGGGCGTGGATAGTGGGATAGTGTTTTATCGCTCTGATTTGGGGCTTAGCATTCCGCTTAAGCCTGAAAATGTTGTGGATACCACTATGGCAACCGTGCTTGGTATGGGCGATGCGAGGGTTTCTACTATCGAGCATTTGCTCTCGGCTATTGCTGCATATGGGATTGACAATATTAGAATCTGCCTTGATAATGAGGAAGTGCCTATTATGGACGGCAGCTCCATTGGCTATTGTATGCTTATCGAGGAGGCGGGCATAGCGGTGCAAAATGCGCCAAAAAGGGCTATTGCGATTAAAAAGCCTATTGAGATTCAAGATGATAAGAAATTTGTGCGCGTAGAACCTAGTGAAAAGATGATTTTTGATTTTAGCATTGATTTTAATCACCCTGCCATACGCCAGCAGCACTATAAGTTTACTTTTAATACAAAGGCTTACAAAGAGGAGATTGCACGCGCTA includes the following:
- the lpxC gene encoding UDP-3-O-acyl-N-acetylglucosamine deacetylase, coding for MKQKTIKNKVEIIGIGLHKGVPVKMELEPLGVDSGIVFYRSDLGLSIPLKPENVVDTTMATVLGMGDARVSTIEHLLSAIAAYGIDNIRICLDNEEVPIMDGSSIGYCMLIEEAGIAVQNAPKRAIAIKKPIEIQDDKKFVRVEPSEKMIFDFSIDFNHPAIRQQHYKFTFNTKAYKEEIARARTFGFLHEVNYLRSQGLAKGGDLSNCIVLDESSILNKEGLRYKEEFVRHKILDAIGDMALLGMPLLGTYVSFAGSHKLNHLLTKQLLSDEKAFEIVSFEDKAEEESLEYAFGTH
- a CDS encoding M23 family metallopeptidase, with the translated sequence MDNKRLILVSIGVVFAVIAGLIIFSSIIFETDAPKVHNETLPTHWNLTDEVQVRFDDESGIRHYRIQTIFDGEILSDEKEIILNKPKSVNITLPKPSTTLKNGTTLQYKIQVTDWSNAHFFGGNTASVELNLIVDTTPPSIKTVAQSFQIARGGSAVVAVEIKDMALKHVRINNGTDDFALFKYIDDVYVGIIAWPLKNMFFNAQVIATDKAGNTTKQTIPITRNINVPYYRSNIRVQENFLNGKLNELIAQIDKKLVKDFDNDVERFVFFNENIRSEDEHRILKACSDLSSNKSYIDEHFRAFVPLKGSKVVGSFGDYRIYYLDKEKISEATHLGIDVASVKNAPIIASNRGVVLLKSHLGLYGNTLLVYHGFGISSIYAHMSASNVEVSDEVHIGQEMGKTGTTGWAFGDHLHFGILVQGHFVRLNEWLDQKWVDENIINVLNKARSWTQGN